A genomic segment from Salmo trutta chromosome 38, fSalTru1.1, whole genome shotgun sequence encodes:
- the LOC115177595 gene encoding ADP-ribosylation factor-binding protein GGA3 codes for MADAEGESLESWLNKATNPSNRQEDWEYIIGFCDQINKELEGPQIAVRLLAHKIQSPQEWEAIQALMVLEACMKNCGKRFHNEVGKFRFLNELIKVVSPKYLGDRVSEVVKKRVVDMLFSWTLSLPDEAKISEAYQMLKKQGIVTVDPEVPLDKTLMLSPPSRPKNPVFENEEKSKRLAELLKSKKPEDLQEANRLIKNMVKEDEVRLQRASKRSGTLEEVNNSVKLLNEMLSHFSRDQSTDGDKELIKELYGDCDKLRGTVFKLATETEDNDSSLGDILQASDDLSRVINSYKRIVEGQTANGEMETLGPSTTTQCTKDSNQSEILIDLAGLDLQSPSLPEHPPLAQHPDLIPADLLYGSAPLQDLQACPATEDPSPSKPSAALSLLDEELLSLGLNDPVPSKDDLNNLWTTFLQAPNPVLDLFGSALPATVFSAASTTAASLDQLGASTTEPVSKTAAHVSCPQSSVAASFPYPSAAAQAVSASLNHSLQDLAMLDLGSPKSMPGVINTGDLFGMGEAMGATASPRIGIPASRSSPLPLGILPAAAAAAPTLSPKTQADDSPLLRSLSPILILPLGQASPAKFPEISLSNVHVPLEAIKPSKLCPVTAYDKDGVRVLLHFATDCPPGRPDVLVMVVSMLNTAPLPVRNIVLQAAVPKSMKVRLQPPTGTDLAPFNPIFPPAAITQVMLLANPLMEKVRMRYKLTFTLGEQQCTETGEVDQFPPAEIWGAL; via the exons GTTTTAGAGGCTTGCATGAAGAACTGCGGGAAAAGGTTTCACAACGAAGTTGGGAAATTTAGGTTTCTAAATGAACTCATCAAAGTGGTGTCACCTAAA TATCTAGGTGACAGAGTGTCGGAGGTGGTGAAGAAGAGAGTGGTAGATATGCTCTTCAGCTGGACGCTCTCTTTACCCGATGAGGCTAAGATCAGTGAAGCTTATCAAATGCTGAAGAAACAAG GTATTGTCACAGTTGACCCTGAGGTTCCTCTGGATAAGACACTGATGCTGTCGCCCCCCTCCCGGCCCAAGAACCCTGTGTTTGAGAACGAGGAGAAGAGCAAG cgacTGGCCGAGCTTCTGAAGAGCAAAAAGCCTGAGGATCTACAGGAGGCCAACCGCCTCATCAAAAACATGGTCAAAGAG GATGAGGTGAGGCTGCAGAGAGCGTCGAAGCGCAGCGGCACCCTGGAGGAGGTCAACAACAGTGTTAAACTGCTCAACGAGATGCTCAGCCACTTCAGCAGGGACCAATCAACAGATGGCGACAAGGAGCTTATCAAA GAGCTTTACGGTGACTGTGACAAGTTGAGGGGGACTGTGTTCAAGCTggccacagagacagaggacaatgACAGCAGCTTAG GTGACATATTGCAGGCCAGCGATGACCTGTCCCGTGTCATCAACTCCTATAAGAGGATTGTGGAGGGACAGACTGCcaatggagagatggagacacttgGACCATCAACTACTACACAAT GTACCAAAGACAGCaaccagtctgagatcctgataGACCTGGCTGGTCTGGACCTCCAGAGCCCCTCCCTACCTGAGCATCCTCCTCTAGCCCAGCACCCAGACCTCATCCCAGCCGACCTGCTGTACGGGTCTGCACCCCTCCAGGATCTTCAGGCCTGCCCTGCCACGGAGGACCCCAGCCCCAGCAAACCCTCTGCCGCACTGTCTCTACTGGACGAAGAGCTCCTCTCTCTAG gACTTAATGACCCAGTTCCTTCAAAAGATGACTTGAATAATCTGTGGACGACATTTTTGCAG GCTCCCAACCCAGTTTTGGACCTGTTTGGCAGCGCCCTCCCAGCTACTGTATTCTCTGCAGCTTCTACGACAGCCGCCAGTTTGGACCAGTTAGGAGCTTCTACAACAGAGCCTGTTTCTAAGACAGCCGCCCATGTCAGTTGCCCACAATCCTCAGTGGCGGCCTCCTTTCCTTACCCCAGTGCTGCTGCCCAGGCAGTCTCCGCCTCCCTGAACCACAGTCTGCAGGACCTGGCCATGTTGGATCTGGGTAGCCCCAAGAG CATGCCTGGTGTGATCAACACCGGCGACCTGTTTGGGATGGGTGAGGCTATGGGTGCCACTGCCTCCCCGAGAATTGGGATCCCCGCCTCCAGATCCAGCCCTCTCCCTCTGGGCATCCTaccggctgctgctgctgcagccccTACCTTGTCGCCTAAGACCCAGGCTGATGACAGCCCCCTTCTTCGCTCCCTGTCCCCTATCCTGATTCTCCCGCTGGGGCAGGCCAGCCCAGCCAAGTTCCCTGAGATCTCCCTAAGTAACGTCCACGTGCCCCTGGAAGCCATCAAGCCAA GCAAGCTGTGTCCTGTGACGGCCTATGATAAAGACGGGGTCCGCGTTCTCCTGCACTTTGCCACCGACTGTCCGCCGGGCCGGCCTGACGTGCTGGTGATGGTGGTGTCCATGCTGAACACGGCACCTCTTCCCGTCAGGAACATAGTCCTACAGGCTGCTGTACCCAAG TCGATGAAGGTGAGACTACAACCGCCCACGGGAACTGACCTGGCGCCCTTTAACCCCATCTTTCCCCCTGCCGCCATCACTCAAGTCATGCTGCTGGCCAACCCACTGATG GAGAAGGTCCGGATGAGATACAAGCTGACGTTCACACTGGGAGAGCAGCAGTGCACAGAGACTGGGGAGGTGGACCAGTTCCCCCCAGCTGAGATATGGGGGGCTCTATAG
- the LOC115178160 gene encoding jupiter microtubule associated homolog 1, which produces MTTTTIYSGMEAGAKSSSRVLRPPGGASNISFGNDEEKPPNRKNKMASNIFAEPDDPHAHRRNNPPGGKPTGVLCGEPSAPLRRCAAQSSSNNHEDSNAGNGDNDIGNADNAVEVVPTTEQRDEAPQPSGGAPQPAAGMTSGRRNPPGGKSSLILG; this is translated from the exons ATGACGACgacaactatatattcaggcatgGAAGCCGGAGCAAAAAGCAGTTCCAG GGTCCTGCGCCCCCCTGGAGGAGCCTCCAACATCTCTTTTGGCAATGATGAGGAAAAGCCCCCCAATCGCAAAAACAAGATGGCCTCCAACATCTTCGCTGAACCAGATGACCCACACGCTCATCGGAGGAACAACCCACCTG GTGGGAAGCCCACTGGAGTGCTGTGTGGCGAACCCTCGGCCCCACTGAGGAGATGTGCTGCCCAGTCGTCCTCCAACAACCACGAAGACTCCAACGCCGGG AATGGAGACAATGACATAGGAAATGCTG ATAACGCAGTTGAGGTCGTTCCCACCACAGAGCAGAGGGATGAGGCTCCCCAGCCATCCGGAGGGGCTCCCCAGCCCGCCGCAGGGATGACGTCAGGCCGCAGGAACCCCCCAGGGGGCAAATCCAGCCTCATCCTGGGTTGA
- the LOC115177596 gene encoding small ubiquitin-related modifier 2 — translation MADEKPKEGVKTENNDHINLKVAGQDGSVVQFKIKRHTPLSKLMKAYCERQGLTIRQIRFRFDGQPINETDTPAQLEMEDEDTIDVFQQQTGGFLH, via the exons ATGGCAGACGAAAAACCCAAG GAAGGAGTGAAGACGGAGAACAATGACCACATCAACTTGAAGGTGGCAGGACAAGACGGTTCAGTGGTGCAGTTCAAGAtcaaaaggcacacacctcttaGCAAACTCATGAAGGCATATTGCGAAAGACAG GGCCTGACGATTAGGCAAATCCGGTTCCGGTTTGATGGTCAACCAATCAACGAGACAGACACACCAGCACAA TTGGAAATGGAAGATGAAGACACAATCGATGTGTTCCAGCAGCAAACGGGAGGTTTTCTTCACTAG